The segment AGCAGGACCAGCTTGACCACGAGAGAGGCGTTCTTGATCAGGTAGATGAAATCGCCGTTGTGATTGACCGGATTCATCAGGAATAGTATGTGTTTCATTGGCTTATTTTTACCATAAATTTCCTCTTTTATCAATTATCCTGGCCGTTTTACGGCCGCAGCGCGGTTTTTTCCCTTCCCCGGGGGAAGGAACCCATTTTTATGCCCGGCCATCCCGGGGATTTGATTTTTTTCACGAATAAATATACAATCGAGTTCCAGGGGATGAAATGAAAACCAAAATCAAGGAGCTGATCAAGCTGCGCGAGGAAAAAGACGCGGGCGGAGGTCTGGATAAATTGGCCCAGCGCCGGGGCCGGGGGCAGATGACGGCCCGCGACCGCATCGAATACCTGTTCGATCCCAACACCTTCGTCGAGCTGCAGGGCTATGTCGTTCACCATTCGGTCAATTTCGGCCTGGAAAAGAAAAAATTCCTGGGCGACGGCGTAATTACCGGTTTCGGGAAAATAAATGACCGGGTGGTTTATGTCTATTCCCAGGATTTCACTGTTCTCGGCGGTTCTCTCGGCGAAATGCACGCCCGCAAGATAGTCAATGTCCAGGACCTGGCCTTGAAGGCCGGGGCGCCGATTGTCGGCATCAATGATTCGGGCGGCGCCCGCATTCAGGAAGGGATCAACAGCCTGGCCGGCTACGGTGACATTTTTTACCGCAATTCCATCTCGTCGGGGGTCATCCCCCAGATCTCGGTCATCATGGGGCCCTGCGCCGGCGGCGCCGTCTATTCACCGGGCATCACCGATTTCGTGTTCATGGTCGACAAGTCCAGTTACATGTTCGTCACCGGACCCGAGGTCATCAAGGCGGTGAACAAGGAAGAGGTGACGTTTGAAGACCTGGGCGGCGCCCAGAGCCACGCGACGATTTCCGGGGTCGCTCATTTCGTCGGCCGCGACGAAAAGGATACCCTGGACATGGTCAAAGAGCTGCTCGGCTACCTGCCGGCCTCCAACCTGGAGGCGCCGCCGGTCGCCGTCAGCGACGACCCCTTCGACCGCATGGACGACAGACTGAATGAGATCGTGCCGGTCAATCCCAACAAGCCGTACGAGGTGAAGGAATTGATCATGCCGCTGGTGGATCACCAGAAGTTCCTGGAGGTTCACAAGGGCTATGCCCAGAACCTGGTGGTCGGTTTCGCCCGTCTGGGCGGAAGGACGGTCGGCATCGTCGCCAACAATCCGGGAATCTTCGCCGGCACCCTCGATGTTCATGCCTCGCTCAAAGGGGCGCGCTTCATCCGCTTCTGCGACGCTTTCAACATTCCCCTGGTCAGCTTCGTCGATGTCCCCGGCTTCCTGCCCGGCCGCGACCAGGAACAGCTGGGGATTATCAAGCACGGCGCCAAAATGCTCTACGCCTATTCCGAGGCCACCGTCCCCAAGCTCACGGTGATTACCCGCAAGGCCTACGGCGGCGCCTACATCGTCATGAGTTCCAAGCACCTGGGCGCCGACGTCGTCGCCGCCTGGCCGACGGCCGAGATCGCCGTCATGGGACCGCAGGGCGCCATCAACATCATTTTCAAAAAAGACATCGCCGAAGCGGTGGAACCCGAAATGGTCCGCGAACGGCTGATTTCGGAATACAAGGAGAAGTTCGCCAATCCCAAGGAACCCGCGGCTTACGGCTACGTTGATGACATCATCCTGCCGGTGGAGACGCGGCCCTTCCTGATCAAAAACCTGGAGGCGCTGGCCGGAAAAACGCAGAAGCTGCCTCCGAAAAAACACGACAATCTCCCCCTCTAAGGAAGGCCATGAAAGAGAAAGTACTGATTCCGACCCGCGGGGTCATTGCCCTGGACATCATCAATTCCCTGAACAGCATGGGCATGGAGACCCTGCTCATGCATTCCCCCGAGGATTCGCTCTCGCTGCCGGTCAAGCTGGCCGACCGCAGCTACAAGTTTTATTCCTCGCGCCTGGAAGACAGTTACCTGGACGGCGAGGCCATCTTGGAGAAGGCGCGCGAAGTCGGCGCCCACACCATCCACCCCGGCTACGGCTTCCTGGCTGAGAACCCCGAGTTCGCCAAGCTCTGCAGCGACAACGGCATCCGCTTCATCGGCCCCGAAAGCAAGGTGCTGGCCGCCGTGGAGGACAAGATCAAGCTGCGCGACACCGCCGCCGCCCTGGGGTTGCCGGTGCTGCAGTTTTCCGAGCTGATCCGCAGCCCCCTTGATTTTGAAAGCACCGGCGGCAATTGCGATTACCCGATCATCATCAAGCCGCTGAAAGGCTCCGGCGGACGGGGCATCCGCGTGGCCGATTACCGGCGCGACGCCCAGGAGCAGGTGGCCAATCTGCTGAAACGCGAGGAGAACGTCCGCAACGGCATCTTCTTCGAGGCATTCCGGCCCTACGCCCATCACATCGAGATCCCCTTTTTCCGCGACGTCAAGGACAACATCCTGTTCCTGCCCGAGATCGAGTCGTCAATCCAGCGCCGTTTTCAAAAGGTCTACCAGGAATCGCCCTCGCCGAACGTCGACGAGCGCCTGCGCGCCTGTCTTTACGATCGCTGCCAGACGCTGCTCAGGAAGATCAATTACGTGGGGCTGGGCTATGCCGAGTTCATCGTGGAAAACAACGACTGCCTTTTCTCCGAGATCAACCCCACCTTCCAGATCAATACCCTGATCTCCGAAGTGCAAGTGACCTCGAATTTCCTGAAAAAGCAGGTGGTGATTTCCCGCGGCGAGCTCCTGCACGATGTGCACGGAGTCAAGATCATCAAGCCCAAGCACCACGTGCTCCTGGTCTCGCTGATGGCCGAGGACCCCTACAACAACTTCCTCCCCTCCACCGGCCAGATCGGCCATTTTTTCCACTACTCGACCATCCGCAACGTCTTCAAGACCACCCTCTACACCGGGGCGCGGGTGACGCCGATGTACGATCCCTTCATCGGCAAGATCCTGACCTACGCCTTCGAGCGGCCCAACGCCATCAACGACATGCGCATCTTCATGGACAATATCATCATCCGCGGCATCCGCACCAACCTGGTCTTCCTCAAGCACCTGCTGGAGAACGAGGAATTGCGCAAAGGCGGCACCATCATCGATTTCCTGCACCTGAAGTTCGATTTCAGCAAATTGAAGAACACCGAAGAGGAGGCGGTTATCGCCGCCGCCCTGCTGGCCGCCGACTTCCACATCGACAACCGCAAGAAGGATTACAAGGCCAAGCTGGAAAAGATGAAGCAGCCCGGTTTGCTCAAGCGGCTGTTCAGCCCCTATTGAGGTGAATGATGAAGTACAAGTTTCACGTGGATAAAAAGGTCGTCGAAGCCGAGATCGCCAACAGCGCCACCTTCCATTCGCCGACCGAGATCAAGATCGATGCTCGCAAGTTCGAAATCCTGATCGGCGAGGTGAAGGACGAGGAGGTGCTCTCGTTTTTCGTCGACAACAAGCTCCACCAGGTGGAGTTCGTCCGCGATGACAGCGGCTACCCCCAGGGCATCTACGTCGACGAGGAGTTCTATTCGGCCTCGCTGCTCAAGATCGACCGCCTATTCATGTACAAGGAAAAGCCGGTCAGCGCCTCCAAGTCGGGCGTGGTCAAGAGTTTCATTCCCGGCTACGTCAAGAAGATCTATTTCCAGCAGCATGACAAGGTCGAGGAGAACGACATCGTCCTGATCCACGAAGCCATGAAGATGGAAAACGAGATCCGCGCCCCGAAATCGGGGGTGATCAAGACGCTCGGGGTGCAGGAAGGGGACAATATCCTGGCCAATATCCTGCTGTTCGAGATCGAGTAGCCGACTTTCACCCTCTTTCAGCCGCGATGGGCGCTGCGGATCACCGGACATGAAGCCAAGCAAGTTTTCTGCGCCGCCCCTGCAGCGACAAGCCGTCATCTACCACCTCGGCCTGGGCTCCAACCTGGGCGACCGCAAGAGCCACATCGAGGCGGCGCTCGCCTTCCTGCCGCGTTGTGGCCGGGTGCTGAAAAAATCGGCCGTCTACGAGACCACGGCGTTGGGTATGCCCGGGTCGGACCCGTTCTGCAACATGGTCCTGGCCCTGGAATCCCCCCTCTCCCCGCCGGCGCTGCTGGCCGAATGCAAGGCGCACGAGGCGGCGCAGGGACGCGACCTGGAGAATTCCCATTATCGCGATCGGGCCATCGACATCGACATCCTGCTGGCCGGGGACCTGGTCATGGACACCCCGGAACTGACCATCCCCCATCCGCGGCTATGCGAGCGCGGCTTCGTGTTGGTGCCGCTGTTCGAGATCGCGCCCAAGCTGGTCCACCCCCTTGAAAAGGTCACGGTGGCCCGCCTGCTCTCACGCCTGAAAAGCGGAGAGAGAATCAGGCGGTTGGATTAGGAACTGTCAAGGTCCGTTCTCGAATTTGAAAATTGCCAATTTGCCTTTGCTGACAAGCCGAATTGAGTCGGGTATAATAAACAGGAGATCGTTCAAGGAGGGCAACATGCGGGTGTTGGCATGGATCGGGTTACTATTTGCGGCAGTCGCGGCTCCCGCGGCGAAGGGAGAACAATACCCGCACCTCGGCGAGCCGTTCGCGGCAGCTACGGCAACACCGGTGGCGGAGGTGCTCGCGTATCCGGAGCGCTTCGCCAACCGCGTTGTCAGGCTTACTGGCCGGATCGCTTCGGTATGCAACGAGGAGGGCTGTTTTATTGAGGTTGTGCCGCCGGATGGCGGCGGTGACGGTATTGTCGTCAACTTCCCTGGGCTGAAGTTTACGTTTCCCAAAGATTGCGCGGGCCTCACTGCCGACGTTGAAGGTTTGCTATATGGGAAGGTCTACCATCGGGCGCGGGTGGCGCACTGGCAGCACCACTCGTTCCGTCCCGGGATTGCGATTCCGCCGTTTTCCTCCGTGTGGCGGCTGGAGGCTCGTGCGGCGCACCTCAGCGGTCTGCGGGCGGCAATTCCTGCTCCCAGCGAACTGCGAGCGGCGATCCCGGACAAGATCAACCTCACGGAGACCGCCTTCGAGGACGAGGGATTTGGCGTGGACCGGCGTGTCGTCGAGGCCGGGGCCACGCTGTTGCAACCTGCGGCCGCCACGGTGCGCAAGATTGTCGTCTGCGTCGAGGGTCTGGCCATGGTGGAACGCGCCGGTACCGCGCTGGTGTCGCTTTCGCCGGGAGAAATGACGTACATCCCAGCGGCTGCTGCATTTAATATTCGCGCTGGCAAAAGCGTGGCGGCGGTTTTGATCGTCTACGCGAATGCGCCCCAGCCGTCAGGGCCCTCCCACTGAGACATGGTGTTCCGGTCAGGCCGAGCCTTCAATTCCTGTTGACCGGGGACAATGTCAGGTGACGCGACTCCTTTCGCGGTTGAAGAGTAAGGAAAAGGTTCAACGCCTGGATTAGGATTTCAGCCGGGCTTGAAGTTTTCCAGTTTGCGGATGTGGGACTCGTCGGCCAAGTTCAGGCTTTCGAACAGATTTTTGATCTGGGGGTCGGTGATCTTCAGGAAAAAAGTTCGGTGTTTTTCGACCAGTATGCCTTCAAGGTCATGGGCCAGGTTAAGCAGATCGCTCACCTTCAGCTCCTGGTGCTTCTGGTTGAAATACTGGAGCACCGTGTCGACGTTCTGCACGAATTCGGAGATGAGCTTTTCGGCGTCGGGGGTTTCCGCGAAAGCGTCCTTGCTTTGCAGGAAGATATTGTGCATCAGTTCGATCTGCTTGGCGTGCAATTTTTCTTCCTCGGCCAGTTCCCTGAACAGATCGAACAGCGCCGGATTGGATATGGAAACGCTCAGTCCGATCCGTGAGTATAAGTCGCCGATGCGTGCTTCGGCTGCCTTGAGCAGGTAAAAAGTCTTTTCCAGTGACATCTTATCCGCCCCGCTATTTGCTGCCGGTGATGTACAGGTAGCGCTTGACCTTGTTGGTCGGCGTCTTTTCGAACGGTTCGGGGTGCTCGAGGATCTTGCTGATCTGCGAAAAGGCCGGCAGCTGGGTGTTGATGCGGCCGCGGGCCTGCTCCAGGATGTCCTCGGTCAGCTGGCGCGCCTCGGCGTCGTTGAGCTTGTTGCGCTCGAATTCGCGGTCGAGGACGTCGTAGTCCAGGTAGGCCTTGACCAGCAGCCGGTGGCTGTCCTCGAAGACGACGGCCTCCTGGAAATAGGGCTCCTGCAGGATTTTCTGCTCTATGGCCTCGGGGTAGATGTTCTCTCCCGAGGGGCCGATGATGACGTTTTTGCAGCGCCCCTTGATGAACAGGAAGCCCTCGTCGTCGAAAAACCCCAGGTCGCCGGTCTTGAGCCATCCCCCTTTCAAAAAAATCTCGGCGGTGGCCTCGGGATTCTTGTAGTACCCGGACATGACGATCGGTCCGCGGACGATGATCTCGCCGATGCGCGTCTGGGCGTCGGGTTCGTGGATCGCCATCTCGATGCCCGGGATGGGCTTGCCGCAGGAGCCGACCTTGACCTGGCCGAAAGGGTTGATGGTCATGATCGGGGCGGTCTCGGTCATGCCGTAGCCGGTCGAGTAACTGATGCCGGCGTCGCGCAGGAAGACCTCAACGTCCTCGTTAAGCGAGGCGCCGCCGAACATGAAAAAGCGCAGCTTGTTGCCGAAGGATTGGACCAGCTTGCGGCCGGCCACCTGGTGCAATTTTTTGCGGAAAAAGGTCAGCGGGTACAGCTTGTTGATGATCAGCTTGCCCTGGATCTGCGGCAGGATCTTCTTGCGGAAAATCTTGTCGATGACCAGCGGCACGGTCAGGACCGCCGTCGGTTTCACCGTTTCCATGGCCGCCAGAAGCTTCTGCGGGGTGGGCAAGCCGCGCATGTAGTAGATGCTGGCGCCGATGGCGATCGGGCAGAGCATGCCGCCGGTGGCTTCGAAGGTGTGGGCCAGGGGCAATATGGAAAGGAAACGGTCTTCGCAGTTGATCGGGAAGCGCTCGATGCCGTTGACCACGTCGAAAACGACGTTTTTATGGGTGAGCATAACCCCCTTGGAATGGCCGGTCGTGCCGGAGGTATAGATGATCACCGCCAGGTCTTCGGCCTCGGGCTCGGGCACGTCGGCCAGTGTGTCGGCATCGGCGGCGCTCCTGGACCGGCCGCGCTTGAACAGGGCCAGCGTCTTGCCGATGAAACTGACATGCGGCTTTTGCCGGTCCTCGAAAGCCATGTTTTCCATGTCGCAGATGAATTTCAGGGGCGAGTCGTCCATGCCCTCGAGCTTCTGGCGCTGCTTGGGCTCGATGAATATGCCCTGGGCCTCGGAATTGCGCAGGATGTGGCGGGTGTCGGTGTCGGGGAACCCGGTCAGGATGGGCACGGCCACGGCGCCCATCGAGGTGACGGCCAGGTAGGCGATCACCCAGTTGGGGCAGTTTTCGCCCATGATGGCCACGCGGTCGCCCTTCTTGATGCCGCGCGCGACCAGGGCGCCGGCGGCGTCCTGGATCTGCTGCTTCAGCTGCAGATAGACGATGGGCTGCTCTTCGACCGTGGCGATGGAAGGGAGGCTGCCGTACTGCTCGAAAGTCCTTTCCAGTAGACACTTTATCGTCAGTTTTTCCAGTTCAACGATCATGCGGGCTCCTTGCCAAGAATAGTAGTTAAATGGAAAATGATTGTCAAATGTTAATGGGGGGGGAAGAAGAAAAGAGAAAGAATGGGAATTTGAGATTTTCTTTCTAGCGGTATTGCTTTTTTATTTACCCCCTTTGCTTAAGGGGGGTGGCGAAGTCGGGGGATAGGGATTTCGTTTGTTCTGATTTTCTGTAGGGGCGATTCGCTGAATCGCTCTAGATTGATTGTATAAAAAAAAGAGCAACCCTCCACCTTTGGTGACAGGCAAATCAAATTCGCCAAAGTCGGCGAATGATTTGTACTGCCGGGTCGCCTCTATTTCTTGAAAATTTCGCTGAAGAAATAGACCGGGATGGGCAGGCTTTCTTTCAACTGCATATAACAGCCGGGACAAGCGGTGACCACGGCGCTGGCGCCGATTTCGGCAAGCCTGCCGGCCTTTTTACCCAGGATCTTTTTTGAGGTGGAAGGGAAACCGACCTTGAAGATACCGCCGAAGCCGCAGCACAGGGGCTCGCCGTCGTCTTTGTATCGCTCTCCAAATTGCTCCAGGAAGCGGCGCGCCTCTTTTTGCAGTTTCAGCGATTTGATGTTGTGACAGGGATCGTGGTAGGTGAAGGCTCCATTAAATTGATTGGTGAAATCCGGGTCGACAGCGGCGTTGGGACGGAATTTGAAAAGGAATTCGCTCAGTTCAAAGATTTCCTTTCCGGGCAAGTCGTAATACTTTTTAAAGGCCAGCACCCCGGTCGAGCAGGGGACGACCAGGTATTTAAAATTGGTGGCGGCGAATATTCGCAGGTTCTTTTGCTTGAGCGCGGCGAATTTTTTGTTCCACCCTTGCGACAGGTAAGGAAAGCCGCAGCATTGAAGTTTCGGCGGGTAGGCCACGGAGAACCCCTGGTTTTCAAGCAGCGCCTTTATTTCGGTTGTTTTTTCCGCGTAGAAGTAGGTCAGCACGCAGCCGGGGAAGAGCAGGATGTCGTATTCCTTTTTGCGGTCGCGGCTCTGGATTTTTTTCAGGTTCGCGTCCTGGAAGGCGGGCAGGAAAATCTTTTTTTTCAAACGGGTGCGCCCCAGCAGCCTGGGAAGCCAGAGCATCCGGCGCAGGACGAAACCCTGGTAAAGAAAAAGGATCATTTTTTTTAACCATGGGATGCGGCTGCCGCCCGAAATGCGGTTGCGGTAATTGATCATTAGCGAATTGAATTCGACGCCGTTGGGGCAGGCACTTTCGCAAGCCCCGCAGACCAGGCACTGGTAGAGCAGGGAACGGTTGCGCCGGTTGGCCTCAAGCCGGCCGTCGGCGACGGCCTTGATCAGGTTGACCTTGCCGCGCGGCGAATTCGGTTCGCTCAACTCGGCCTGGTAGACCGGGCAGGCCGACTGGCAGGTGCCGCAGTCGGCGCAGAGGCGGGCGATTTCAGCGAGCGATTTTTCGGCCATGGGCGGTTATTATACCAGATAGTAGGGGTTCAATACGAAATCTTTTGAGATCATATTGAACCCCTACAGTTCAGGTTCCGTGTCACTATTTCTAGGTCAACGAATCGTTGGATTTAAGGGGCCGGACTTATTTGGTATAAATCCCCATGCTGCGGAATTTCACGTAGCGCTGCTGCAGCAGGGCGTCCGGGTCGAGGTCGAGAAGCTCGCGCAGGGTTTGCAGCAGCGTTTTTTTCAGCCGCCGCGCCGTTTCGGCCGGGAATTCGTGGGCGCCGGGGTCGGGCTCGGGGATGATGCCGTCGATCACCTGTAGTTCCTTCAGGTCCCTGGCGGTGAGCCGCAGGGCCTCGGCGGCGTCGGCGGTCCGGCCCGTGTCCTTCCAGAGGATGGAGGCGCAGCCCTCGGGCGAGATGACCGAGTAGATGGCGTTGGAGAGCATGAAGACCCGGTCGGCGACGGCGATGCCCAGGGCTCCGCCCGATCCCCCCTCGCCGGTCACGCAGGCGACGATCGGCACCCGCAAGCCCGACATTTCGTAGAGGTTGACGGCGATGGCCTCGGCCTGGCCGCGCTCTTCGGCGCCGATGCCGGGATAGGCCCCGGGGGTGTCGATCAGGGTGATGATCGGCCGGCCGAAACGTTCCGCCTGCTGCATCAGGCGCAGCGCCTTGCGGTAGCCTTCGGGGTGGGCCATGCCGAAATTGCGGCGGATGTTCTCCTTGACGTTTCTCCCCTTCTGCTGCCCGAGGATGGTCACCGGCACGCCCTCCAGGAAACCGATGCCGGCCACCATGGCCGGATCGTCGGCGAAGCGCCGGTCGCCGTGCAGCTCGACGAAATCGTCGATCATGGCATCGATGTAATCCCGGGTCGTCGGCCGCTTGCCGTGCCGGGCCAGGCGCACCGTGTCCAGCGCCGTTTTCATGGTCATGTCCAGTTCTTTCATGATGGCCCCATCGCTCGTCAGCTGAAATAGTGCGGCCGCCGCGTGTACGGCCGGCTGCGGTGGATTTTCAAAATGGTCACGATCGTCTTTTTCAGGTTCTTCCTGACAACGACGATATCGAGCATGCCGTGCTCGAGCAGGAACTCGGCGCGCTGGAACCCCTCCGGCA is part of the Candidatus Aminicenantes bacterium genome and harbors:
- a CDS encoding methylmalonyl-CoA carboxyltransferase, which produces MKTKIKELIKLREEKDAGGGLDKLAQRRGRGQMTARDRIEYLFDPNTFVELQGYVVHHSVNFGLEKKKFLGDGVITGFGKINDRVVYVYSQDFTVLGGSLGEMHARKIVNVQDLALKAGAPIVGINDSGGARIQEGINSLAGYGDIFYRNSISSGVIPQISVIMGPCAGGAVYSPGITDFVFMVDKSSYMFVTGPEVIKAVNKEEVTFEDLGGAQSHATISGVAHFVGRDEKDTLDMVKELLGYLPASNLEAPPVAVSDDPFDRMDDRLNEIVPVNPNKPYEVKELIMPLVDHQKFLEVHKGYAQNLVVGFARLGGRTVGIVANNPGIFAGTLDVHASLKGARFIRFCDAFNIPLVSFVDVPGFLPGRDQEQLGIIKHGAKMLYAYSEATVPKLTVITRKAYGGAYIVMSSKHLGADVVAAWPTAEIAVMGPQGAINIIFKKDIAEAVEPEMVRERLISEYKEKFANPKEPAAYGYVDDIILPVETRPFLIKNLEALAGKTQKLPPKKHDNLPL
- a CDS encoding ATP-grasp domain-containing protein, encoding MKEKVLIPTRGVIALDIINSLNSMGMETLLMHSPEDSLSLPVKLADRSYKFYSSRLEDSYLDGEAILEKAREVGAHTIHPGYGFLAENPEFAKLCSDNGIRFIGPESKVLAAVEDKIKLRDTAAALGLPVLQFSELIRSPLDFESTGGNCDYPIIIKPLKGSGGRGIRVADYRRDAQEQVANLLKREENVRNGIFFEAFRPYAHHIEIPFFRDVKDNILFLPEIESSIQRRFQKVYQESPSPNVDERLRACLYDRCQTLLRKINYVGLGYAEFIVENNDCLFSEINPTFQINTLISEVQVTSNFLKKQVVISRGELLHDVHGVKIIKPKHHVLLVSLMAEDPYNNFLPSTGQIGHFFHYSTIRNVFKTTLYTGARVTPMYDPFIGKILTYAFERPNAINDMRIFMDNIIIRGIRTNLVFLKHLLENEELRKGGTIIDFLHLKFDFSKLKNTEEEAVIAAALLAADFHIDNRKKDYKAKLEKMKQPGLLKRLFSPY
- the folK gene encoding 2-amino-4-hydroxy-6-hydroxymethyldihydropteridine diphosphokinase — its product is MKPSKFSAPPLQRQAVIYHLGLGSNLGDRKSHIEAALAFLPRCGRVLKKSAVYETTALGMPGSDPFCNMVLALESPLSPPALLAECKAHEAAQGRDLENSHYRDRAIDIDILLAGDLVMDTPELTIPHPRLCERGFVLVPLFEIAPKLVHPLEKVTVARLLSRLKSGERIRRLD
- a CDS encoding DUF4920 domain-containing protein; translated protein: MRVLAWIGLLFAAVAAPAAKGEQYPHLGEPFAAATATPVAEVLAYPERFANRVVRLTGRIASVCNEEGCFIEVVPPDGGGDGIVVNFPGLKFTFPKDCAGLTADVEGLLYGKVYHRARVAHWQHHSFRPGIAIPPFSSVWRLEARAAHLSGLRAAIPAPSELRAAIPDKINLTETAFEDEGFGVDRRVVEAGATLLQPAAATVRKIVVCVEGLAMVERAGTALVSLSPGEMTYIPAAAAFNIRAGKSVAAVLIVYANAPQPSGPSH
- a CDS encoding AMP-binding protein, with protein sequence MIVELEKLTIKCLLERTFEQYGSLPSIATVEEQPIVYLQLKQQIQDAAGALVARGIKKGDRVAIMGENCPNWVIAYLAVTSMGAVAVPILTGFPDTDTRHILRNSEAQGIFIEPKQRQKLEGMDDSPLKFICDMENMAFEDRQKPHVSFIGKTLALFKRGRSRSAADADTLADVPEPEAEDLAVIIYTSGTTGHSKGVMLTHKNVVFDVVNGIERFPINCEDRFLSILPLAHTFEATGGMLCPIAIGASIYYMRGLPTPQKLLAAMETVKPTAVLTVPLVIDKIFRKKILPQIQGKLIINKLYPLTFFRKKLHQVAGRKLVQSFGNKLRFFMFGGASLNEDVEVFLRDAGISYSTGYGMTETAPIMTINPFGQVKVGSCGKPIPGIEMAIHEPDAQTRIGEIIVRGPIVMSGYYKNPEATAEIFLKGGWLKTGDLGFFDDEGFLFIKGRCKNVIIGPSGENIYPEAIEQKILQEPYFQEAVVFEDSHRLLVKAYLDYDVLDREFERNKLNDAEARQLTEDILEQARGRINTQLPAFSQISKILEHPEPFEKTPTNKVKRYLYITGSK
- a CDS encoding (Fe-S)-binding protein, with translation MAEKSLAEIARLCADCGTCQSACPVYQAELSEPNSPRGKVNLIKAVADGRLEANRRNRSLLYQCLVCGACESACPNGVEFNSLMINYRNRISGGSRIPWLKKMILFLYQGFVLRRMLWLPRLLGRTRLKKKIFLPAFQDANLKKIQSRDRKKEYDILLFPGCVLTYFYAEKTTEIKALLENQGFSVAYPPKLQCCGFPYLSQGWNKKFAALKQKNLRIFAATNFKYLVVPCSTGVLAFKKYYDLPGKEIFELSEFLFKFRPNAAVDPDFTNQFNGAFTYHDPCHNIKSLKLQKEARRFLEQFGERYKDDGEPLCCGFGGIFKVGFPSTSKKILGKKAGRLAEIGASAVVTACPGCYMQLKESLPIPVYFFSEIFKK
- a CDS encoding acetyl-CoA carboxylase carboxyltransferase subunit alpha; the encoded protein is MKELDMTMKTALDTVRLARHGKRPTTRDYIDAMIDDFVELHGDRRFADDPAMVAGIGFLEGVPVTILGQQKGRNVKENIRRNFGMAHPEGYRKALRLMQQAERFGRPIITLIDTPGAYPGIGAEERGQAEAIAVNLYEMSGLRVPIVACVTGEGGSGGALGIAVADRVFMLSNAIYSVISPEGCASILWKDTGRTADAAEALRLTARDLKELQVIDGIIPEPDPGAHEFPAETARRLKKTLLQTLRELLDLDPDALLQQRYVKFRSMGIYTK